TGACGTCTCCCTCGCCGACCTTGGCCAGATCGTCGAGTTTCGTGACGATTCGGGCCGGACCGCTGACGGTGCCCGGACTCGAGCCCAGGCCGTCGACGATGACCTCGCCGGAGGCACCCGAACTCCCGCTCGAGCCGGCGCTGCTGCCGCCTTCGGTAGCCTGGACGCCGCCGCTGCCGTCGGTCAGTCCCTTCGAGGTATCGACGCCGCTGGTCGCCTCGGTGGTGGTAGCCCCACCGTCGCTGGAGTCCTCGTCGATGGTGGTGATCGGGCGGGACTGGAGCATGTAGACGTCGCCCTCGACGATGGCCCACTCGACGTCCTGGGGTTCGTCGTAGTGGTCCTCGACGCGCTCGCCGAGATCCATCAGGGCGCCGATCTCGTCGTCGCTGAGCACTCGCTGGTTGCGCTTGTCCTGTGGGACCTCGCTCTCGACGGTCTCGCCGGTCTCTTCGTCCTTTTCGTGCATCACCTTCTTCTCGGCGACGGTGACGTCGATCGCTCGGTCCTCGCGCTCGACGACGTAGTTGTCCGGGGAGACGGCTCCGGAGACGACAGCCTCGCCCAGTCCCCAGGCGGCCTCGATGATCATCGTCGGATCGCCCGTCGAGGGATGGCTCGTGAACATCACGCCGGACTTCTCGGCGTCGACCATCTGTTGGACGACGACCGCGATGTTCACGGCTGAGTGGTCGAAGCCCTGCTCCTGGCGGTAGTAGATCGCCCGCTGGGTGAACAGCGAGGCCCAGCACTCCCGGACGCGATCGAGCAGCGCCTCCTCGGTGACGTTGAGGAACGTCTCCTGCTGTCCGGCGAAGGAGGCGTCGGGCAGGTCCTCGGCCGTCGCCGACGACCGCACCGCGACGAACGCCTCCCCGTCGCCGACCTGTCGGTAGGACTCGAGGATTTCCTCGCGCAGTTCGTCGGGGAACGGCGTCTCGAGGATGAGTTCCTGGGCGCGGTCGGCGGCGTCGGCCAGCGCCGACGAGTCGTCGACGTCGACGTCGACCGCGGCGAACAGTTCCTCGTCGATTTCGGCTTCTTCGATGAACGATCGATAGGTCCCGGCGGTTACGACGAATCCCGGGGGTACGGGCAGCCCAGCACCCGTCAGCTCACCCAGGGAGGCTCCTTTGCCGCCGACCTTCTCGAGATCACCAGCACTAATCTCATCTAACCAGAGTACGGACATCTCTGTTACCGTATAACACTGTAATCAGCAAAGTATCTTCCTAATCACTATACAGCAACTGGTCGTCCGGTTCCTCGTTTGACGAGTCGGAAACAACGGAGCCAAATACCGAATCGATCCGCAAGGCAGAACCGGAAGCGACGCTCAACTCAACTGAGACGAGATGGTAGATACGATTTCGGTCACTGCGGAGAGCAACGGATAGACATCGTCTCTCGGATGGTTTGAGTCACCTTCTGTGGCATCGGTGTCACCGAACTCGCCGGTACGCCGATGTCGGTATTTGTTCCCCTGGAACGATGGGTGGTTTCGTTCCCTCCGTTCGTTCAACGACGTCACTCGAGCGAGGTCCGGATTAATTGTAACCCTGGAGGTTTACAAAGCTCAAATCTCGATTAGGTAGTTTCATTTCTACTCATCAATCACTGGTAGGAACCGGTTGTTTTTTCGGATCGGTATTGACGATATTATATATTCCGACTGTGAGTAGCGGCAATCCGAATAGTGCGATGAGCATATACGCCAAAATCCGATAGTAGGTACCGACCAGAGTGATAATTCCGACACGAGACAGTAAGAGAGCAGTCAACAGGAAGCCGAGACCGAGAGCCCCCTTCTGTTGTTGACTGATCCCATCTATCTTCTCGAGACTTCCAATGTTGATCTCTTTTATATTTTTGTCCACACGATCCATTACAGCGTAAGAATGGCCAACGGCCGATTCAATAAGCGTCCAACCGATTAGGAGACTGTAGCCGACAATAATGTAAAACCCACTAGCTTCCTGAAGCATATTGAACAGGGGAACTTCAGCCCCGACGATCTCACTGCTGGGGTAGAACGCCATCATCGAGATATAGACTAGTAGGAACGGGACGACCACCATAACTCCCGTAACGACTCCCGAGAGTACTGCTTCACTTCTCGTCTGCTGGTAATCGAGCGTGTGAAGCACGGGCGGGAATATTGTTAATAATAGGCCCGTGTAAACTAAGCCGCTCACCACGGCATCAGTTAAGCTAGCGTCAACCGCTGAGGTATTCATTGAGGTGAAGACAGCCGTTACATTGCCGGGAGCATACGATAGCGATACGATTGCGACCACTATATACCCGACGTAGAGCAGGGCTGAGCCGACCGTTTTGAATCGCTCTATCGCTTCTCGCCCGCGATACATAACAACGCCTGAAACCGCGAGCAGGGCTGTGACTGCGAGGAAACTCGGGACCCCTAGGATATCAGCGGAAATACTCCCTGCTGCCGACGCAACGGCAGCCAAAATCACCAGAGCGATGATGACATAGACGAACTCGAAAAGGATCCACCCCTTTCCGATCAATCTCTGCATGAATGAGCCGTAATCGTATGTCTTGAAGATACGTGCAAACTCATAGATGATAACGCTCATCGTTATCATTCCCACTGCGAAGACAGCGATGACTATACTTCCGTATGCGCCGTACTGCCCCGCGTACTCCATAACTTCACGGCCCGTGGCGAGGCCACCTGCGATAGTTACTGACTGTGCTACAATGGCTGGTATTAGGATTGCTTTCCAGCGTGAGTACTGGTCTTTTGCCATGCAGTCAGTTAGTCCATACCATGCCCTATAAAGATAACGGTCTATCATTTTACTTTCGTACGTTTCAATCTCTGATATTAGAATTTCAGAAACATAGGGTGTCGAATCGGTCAGTGATACACTGTGAAATTGCCATCAGACGCCTTGATGTGGGACGAACCATCGTTGCATCAGTGATGTGTGGTTCTCGAAAGTATTGGCAGACACGTTCCCAGCGACGTGTTCGTCCTTGTACAGCCGACGTATTTCCGAGAAAACTCTCGTTCGTCCCTATTCGTAGGCCAAGACCGATCAGTAGAAGCGGTTCTCGCTGACTGTCGGCCAGTCTGAACGGCATCGTTGATTCGCCGATAACCCTCGTCGCCAAAACATAGTGTACTGGTATCGCGATTGTCCCACCCGAGCGCGCACATGACACAGCGGCTGGTCCCGCTTCCGGCCTTCAGTGCCGGTTTTCACATGGACTATAGCGGTGGAGGACCCCCGATGTATGCTATTCGAGGAGGTTATTGGTAGTGTTTGAGGGGGCGTGTCGTCATTGACGCATCTCGCGAGAGTAGTGCCGGTAACAGTTTGATGGCTTTCTGATTGCCCACAGGGCGGAGATTCGCCGTTCGGGCGACGCTAGAATTGGAACTATAGCCTTCGAATCGAGAGATTTTCGGATGAAGAAGATCCGCTCCCGTTTCGAGTTTAAACGTTGTAAGGACAACACCTGGGTGTTAGAGTTAGGCACGCATAGTATATATCAAATCCACCGCAGTACCATTATACTATTGACAGGACCGCATAGCAAAACGTAGGCATGATATTACAGATGTACAGTTGTAATATAGGGAACTATCAGCAACCGCCTAGGAGTTCACATACAATTATTTACTCTTCTGTCTGAGCTGTATGCTGTGAATCGTTCTCAGATCGCACTATGAATTTGATAAATGCAAATGTTCCTCTAGGACAATCTCCATACGGTCTGCTACCTGAGCACAGAAGAGTTAGTTATTCCATCCAAATCCTACAAGTATTTTTCAAAAAAATATATATGGTAAGCGCGTGACCTTCTTCTATGGATGTTGTGATAGTTGGCGGTGGAATAATCGGATTGTCAAGCGCATACTATCTCGCTAAACAAGGAATTGACGTCACCGTGGTAGAAAAAGGAAATATCGGGAGTGGAAACACAGAACGTTCAGCGGGCGGAATTCGAAAGCAATTCTCCACCCCGGTGAACGTGGAGCTTTCGAAAATCAGTGCTGATGTCTGGAACCAGTTTGAAGAAGAATTCGGCGTCGATATTCAGTACCGGAAGATAGGATACCTCTTCCTCGCTCGCGAGGAAGAAACAGCGAT
This genomic interval from Haloterrigena sp. KLK7 contains the following:
- the ppsA gene encoding phosphoenolpyruvate synthase — encoded protein: MSVLWLDEISAGDLEKVGGKGASLGELTGAGLPVPPGFVVTAGTYRSFIEEAEIDEELFAAVDVDVDDSSALADAADRAQELILETPFPDELREEILESYRQVGDGEAFVAVRSSATAEDLPDASFAGQQETFLNVTEEALLDRVRECWASLFTQRAIYYRQEQGFDHSAVNIAVVVQQMVDAEKSGVMFTSHPSTGDPTMIIEAAWGLGEAVVSGAVSPDNYVVEREDRAIDVTVAEKKVMHEKDEETGETVESEVPQDKRNQRVLSDDEIGALMDLGERVEDHYDEPQDVEWAIVEGDVYMLQSRPITTIDEDSSDGGATTTEATSGVDTSKGLTDGSGGVQATEGGSSAGSSGSSGASGEVIVDGLGSSPGTVSGPARIVTKLDDLAKVGEGDVIVTEMTMPDMVPAMKRASGIITDEGGMTSHAAIVSRELGVPAIVGTTNATSVLEDGQVVTLDGDKGAVLEGSAVEPDEETEPVEEVRPQSPVKPMTATEVKVNVSIPEAAERAAATGADGVGLLRTEHMILSLNQTPAKFIDENGEDSYITELVQGIRGVADEFYPRPVRVRTLDAPTDEFRQLEGGENEPKEHNPMLGYRGIRRSLDRPDVFAHELEAFRRLYELGYDNVEIMLPLVNDAEDVYQAKGLMREAGIDPEKRRWGAMIETPASALSVEEMAEAGIDFASFGTNDLTQYTLAVDRNNENVADRFDELHPAVLRLLGDVIETCREHDVDTSICGQAGSKPEMVQYLVNEGISSISANIDAVRDVQHEVKRVEQKLLLDSRLNE